One window of the Emcibacter sp. genome contains the following:
- a CDS encoding acyl-CoA synthetase, whose product MTQDEDLKTTITRARSQQLGDLLRRSARRVPDKTALVFGEFRDSFAGLDDLVNRTANALRHKGIAKGDRVALLSHNNRSFVILRFALARIGAVMTPINFMLNASEVAYILSDAGAVAMIAEDALVPLAEEAIGQSAVDLKITASILHAGTDVPGDWENVEDWFDHPDARAHYVEIDDDDPVQLMYTSGTESRPKGVLLTARALYAQYVSCIVNGDMTAEDVDLHSLPLYHCAQLDCFLSPDLYLGATSILLPGPDPETILTTIEREKVTKLFCPPTIWIALLGHPKFDQVDLSSLCKGYYGASIMPTAIIEELTERLPNMKLYNFYGQTELAPVATVLGPEDQLRKLGSAGLPALNVETQVVDDDDNPVPPGVVGEIVHRSPQATLGYYNNMEKTAEAFRGGWFHSGDLGRMDEEGYLYVVDRKKDMIKTGGENVASREVEEVIFTHPDVAEVAVFGVPHPIWIEAVTAAVVCRPGSVVEVEELQVFCRERLAGYKSPKYIVPVEALPKNASGKILKRDLRASFEKIADED is encoded by the coding sequence ATGACACAGGACGAGGACCTGAAGACAACAATAACACGGGCGCGCAGTCAACAGCTTGGGGACCTTCTGCGGCGGAGTGCCCGACGGGTGCCGGACAAGACGGCGCTTGTCTTCGGGGAGTTCCGCGACAGCTTTGCCGGGCTTGATGACCTGGTGAACCGGACGGCAAATGCCCTGCGCCACAAGGGTATCGCCAAGGGTGACCGCGTGGCCCTGCTGTCCCATAATAACCGTTCCTTTGTAATTCTGCGTTTTGCCCTGGCCCGGATCGGGGCCGTCATGACGCCAATCAACTTTATGCTCAACGCCTCCGAGGTTGCCTATATTCTTTCCGATGCAGGGGCTGTCGCCATGATCGCCGAGGATGCGCTTGTGCCGCTGGCGGAGGAGGCCATCGGGCAATCCGCTGTTGATCTTAAAATTACCGCGTCGATCCTCCATGCCGGAACCGATGTGCCGGGAGACTGGGAAAATGTCGAAGACTGGTTCGATCACCCTGATGCCAGGGCGCATTATGTGGAGATTGATGACGATGACCCGGTGCAGCTCATGTATACCAGCGGGACTGAATCCCGCCCCAAGGGGGTATTGCTGACCGCCCGGGCGCTCTATGCGCAGTATGTCAGCTGTATTGTCAATGGCGATATGACGGCGGAGGATGTGGACCTGCATTCCCTGCCGCTTTATCACTGCGCCCAGCTTGACTGCTTCCTGTCGCCGGACCTTTATCTTGGGGCGACCAGCATTCTGCTGCCGGGTCCGGATCCGGAAACTATCCTCACGACTATTGAGCGCGAGAAAGTCACCAAGCTCTTTTGTCCGCCGACCATCTGGATTGCTTTGTTAGGTCATCCCAAATTCGATCAGGTGGACCTGTCCAGCCTGTGCAAAGGGTATTACGGCGCGTCCATCATGCCGACGGCTATTATCGAGGAACTTACCGAGAGGTTGCCCAATATGAAGCTGTATAATTTTTACGGCCAGACCGAACTGGCACCTGTTGCCACCGTGCTGGGACCGGAGGATCAGTTGCGCAAACTGGGGTCAGCCGGCCTGCCGGCGCTGAATGTGGAAACACAGGTGGTGGACGACGACGACAACCCGGTGCCGCCCGGTGTGGTTGGTGAAATAGTCCATCGCAGCCCGCAGGCGACGCTTGGTTATTACAATAATATGGAAAAGACCGCAGAGGCCTTTCGCGGCGGCTGGTTTCACAGCGGCGACCTCGGCCGTATGGATGAGGAAGGATATCTGTATGTGGTTGACCGCAAAAAGGACATGATCAAGACAGGCGGGGAAAATGTCGCCAGCCGTGAGGTCGAGGAAGTGATCTTCACCCATCCGGATGTGGCCGAAGTGGCCGTGTTCGGCGTGCCGCACCCGATCTGGATCGAGGCGGTTACGGCGGCAGTGGTTTGCCGGCCGGGAAGTGTCGTTGAGGTCGAGGAACTTCAGGTTTTTTGCCGGGAACGACTGGCCGGTTACAAAAGCCCGAAATATATTGTGCCGGTAGAGGCTCTTCCCAAAAATGCCAGCGGCAAGATCCTGAAGCGGGATCTGCGGGCGTCATTTGAAAAAATCGCCGACGAAGACTGA
- a CDS encoding erythromycin esterase family protein codes for MANPVPDQANITALEKHVRPLGGQLQDHDEIVEAAGDKRFVLIGEASHGTKEFYRARAELTERLISEKGFDAVAVEADWPDAFRVNRYVSQQGTDSSAEQALGNFERFPTWMWRNREVEHFVHWLHDYNLRYISSNPDLKRRERPVGFYGLDLYSMNSSIHAVIDYLDGIDPEEARKARMRYGCLYHFMDNPQSYGYAMHRGLADSCEDDIIQQLLNLREKSLNYLRRNGLVAEEEYFGALRNAELVKSAEEYYRSLYRGHPNSWNLRDQHMFDTLNSLSDFISDQLGREARIVVWAHNSHIGNAAATEMGRRGEFNIGQLAREKYGRDALLVGFSTCQGTVMAASDWDMPHKVKTVRTPIAGSYEELFHHVNHKKFLLNLREGNEAVDRLMEARLQRAIGVIYRPETERQSHYFQSCLPEQFDFMIHYDETTAVEPLDTIPHPHKGELDDTYPYGV; via the coding sequence ATGGCAAATCCCGTTCCCGATCAGGCCAATATAACGGCCCTGGAGAAACATGTCCGTCCCTTGGGCGGCCAATTGCAGGATCATGACGAAATTGTAGAAGCCGCCGGCGACAAACGATTTGTCCTGATTGGCGAAGCGTCACATGGCACAAAAGAATTCTACCGGGCCAGAGCCGAACTCACTGAACGCCTGATCTCTGAAAAGGGCTTTGATGCCGTCGCCGTAGAAGCCGACTGGCCCGATGCCTTCCGGGTCAACCGCTATGTATCCCAACAGGGCACAGACAGTTCTGCCGAACAGGCCCTGGGCAATTTTGAGCGTTTTCCCACATGGATGTGGCGCAACCGGGAAGTCGAACATTTCGTCCACTGGCTGCATGACTATAACCTCAGGTATATTTCGTCCAATCCTGATCTCAAAAGGCGGGAAAGGCCGGTCGGATTTTATGGCCTCGACCTCTACAGCATGAACAGCTCGATCCATGCGGTGATTGATTATCTGGACGGGATCGATCCCGAAGAAGCCAGAAAGGCGAGGATGCGTTATGGCTGCCTGTATCATTTTATGGATAATCCCCAGTCTTACGGCTATGCCATGCACAGGGGACTGGCAGACTCCTGTGAAGACGACATAATCCAGCAGCTCCTGAACCTGAGGGAAAAATCCCTGAACTACCTGCGGCGTAACGGACTTGTTGCGGAAGAGGAATATTTCGGCGCCCTGCGCAATGCTGAACTGGTCAAAAGTGCCGAGGAATATTACCGGTCGCTGTATCGTGGTCACCCCAATTCCTGGAACCTGCGCGACCAGCATATGTTCGACACCCTGAACAGCCTTTCTGACTTTATTTCAGATCAGCTCGGACGGGAAGCCCGGATCGTGGTCTGGGCGCACAACTCCCATATAGGCAATGCCGCCGCCACGGAAATGGGCCGGCGCGGAGAATTTAACATCGGCCAGCTTGCACGGGAAAAATATGGCCGGGACGCCCTTCTCGTCGGATTTTCCACGTGTCAGGGAACGGTCATGGCCGCCTCCGACTGGGATATGCCCCACAAGGTGAAAACCGTCCGGACGCCCATCGCCGGAAGCTACGAAGAATTGTTCCATCATGTGAATCATAAAAAATTCCTCCTCAATCTTCGGGAAGGCAATGAAGCTGTGGACCGGCTTATGGAAGCCCGGCTGCAACGCGCCATCGGGGTGATTTACCGGCCGGAAACCGAACGCCAGAGCCATTATTTCCAGAGCTGCCTGCCCGAACAGTTTGACTTCATGATACATTATGATGAAACAACGGCCGTCGAGCCCCTGGATACCATACCTCATCCGCACAAGGGCGAACTGGACGACACATATCCTTACGGCGTATAG
- a CDS encoding CaiB/BaiF CoA-transferase family protein, with product MRALDNITVLDLSRVLAGPWATQTLADLGAKVIKVEKPGEGDDTRSWGPPFLTDPETGERRDAAYYLSANRGKDSITVNISTPEGQDIIRQLAAKSDVLVENYKLGGLKKYGLDYNSLKEINPRLIYCSITGFGQTGPYAPRAGYDFMIQAMGGMMSVTGERDDLPGGGPQKAGVAMADIGTGLYAAIAILGALHQRQRTGRGQYIDIALLDVQVFNMANQALSYLVSGKSPARIGNGHSTIVPYQAFPTKTGHMIIAVGNDNQFRKLVTVLGNPALADDPRFRSNSDRVKNREILIPLIEEMTRKLPSGELYELLESVSVPCGPINTLEEVFHDPQVIARGLRKELPHSQLGTVPGVATPLRLSDSPVSYDKAPPMLGENTNDILGEMLDLDQATLGELHKKGVI from the coding sequence ATGCGTGCACTCGACAATATTACCGTCCTTGACCTGAGCCGGGTACTTGCCGGCCCGTGGGCAACACAGACCCTGGCCGACCTCGGCGCCAAAGTGATCAAAGTGGAAAAACCCGGCGAAGGGGACGATACCCGCAGCTGGGGTCCCCCGTTCCTCACCGACCCGGAAACCGGTGAGCGGAGAGATGCTGCTTATTATCTTTCCGCCAACCGGGGCAAGGATTCCATTACAGTCAATATCTCCACCCCCGAAGGACAGGATATTATCCGGCAGCTGGCTGCCAAATCTGACGTACTGGTGGAGAATTACAAGCTCGGCGGGCTGAAAAAATACGGCCTGGATTACAACAGCCTGAAAGAGATCAATCCCCGGCTGATCTATTGTTCCATCACAGGTTTCGGGCAGACCGGACCCTATGCTCCGCGGGCGGGATATGACTTCATGATCCAGGCCATGGGCGGCATGATGAGTGTGACCGGCGAACGGGACGACCTGCCCGGCGGCGGCCCCCAAAAGGCCGGTGTCGCCATGGCCGATATCGGCACAGGTCTATATGCCGCCATTGCCATCCTCGGCGCCCTGCATCAGCGCCAGCGCACCGGCCGCGGCCAGTATATCGACATCGCCCTGCTGGATGTCCAGGTCTTCAATATGGCCAATCAGGCCCTCAGCTATCTGGTCAGCGGCAAGTCCCCGGCCCGCATTGGCAATGGTCATTCGACAATTGTACCCTATCAGGCCTTCCCCACCAAAACCGGCCATATGATCATTGCCGTGGGTAACGACAACCAGTTCCGCAAACTGGTCACCGTACTGGGCAATCCGGCGCTTGCCGATGATCCGCGCTTCAGGTCCAACAGCGACCGGGTCAAGAACCGTGAAATCCTGATCCCTCTGATCGAGGAAATGACCCGCAAGCTGCCAAGCGGAGAGCTCTATGAACTGCTGGAAAGTGTTTCTGTCCCCTGCGGGCCGATCAATACGCTTGAAGAGGTTTTCCACGATCCCCAGGTCATCGCCCGCGGCCTGCGCAAGGAACTGCCGCATTCACAGCTTGGAACCGTGCCTGGAGTAGCCACTCCCCTGCGCCTGTCGGATTCCCCGGTCAGTTATGACAAAGCCCCGCCGATGCTGGGCGAAAATACCAATGACATTCTGGGTGAAATGCTGGATCTGGATCAGGCCACCCTCGGAGAGCTGCATAAAAAAGGTGTGATCTGA
- a CDS encoding enoyl-CoA hydratase/isomerase family protein yields the protein MTEAENRESALVLVEETDNNILLITLNRPQARNAFNFELWEELDSALRRAEGPTPPRAVILSGAGNFFSAGGDLKTLPAAGEGALAPAKRLEIGQKLIRRLHDLPFPVIAAVEGGAYGIGWSMVLACDMVISADNARYCAPFLSLGLVPDGGCVWFLRRQLGPYRASEIILSERVVEAEEALELGLVSKLVAAGSAVDTAVELAGSFAKGNRHSVELTKRLMRDAENSDLSASHALELAYCNVCQTGPEVARMRAERAAKQKAKEK from the coding sequence ATGACTGAAGCTGAAAATCGGGAAAGCGCCCTGGTGCTTGTGGAAGAAACAGATAACAATATATTGCTGATCACCCTGAACCGGCCGCAGGCGCGGAACGCCTTTAATTTCGAGCTCTGGGAAGAACTGGACAGCGCCCTGCGCAGGGCCGAAGGTCCAACCCCGCCAAGGGCTGTCATCCTGAGCGGCGCCGGCAACTTCTTCAGTGCAGGCGGTGATCTGAAAACCCTTCCCGCCGCCGGCGAAGGCGCCCTGGCCCCGGCCAAGCGGCTTGAAATCGGCCAGAAACTGATCCGGCGCCTGCATGACCTGCCGTTCCCTGTCATTGCCGCAGTGGAAGGCGGCGCCTATGGGATCGGCTGGAGCATGGTCCTCGCCTGTGACATGGTCATCTCTGCCGACAACGCCAGATATTGCGCCCCGTTCCTGAGTCTGGGACTGGTTCCTGACGGCGGCTGCGTCTGGTTCCTGCGCCGTCAGCTCGGCCCCTACCGGGCGTCTGAAATCATCCTGTCCGAGCGGGTTGTAGAGGCAGAGGAAGCGCTGGAACTCGGTCTGGTGAGCAAGCTTGTTGCCGCCGGCAGTGCGGTTGATACAGCCGTTGAACTGGCCGGCAGCTTTGCCAAAGGAAACCGTCATTCCGTGGAACTGACCAAACGGCTCATGCGGGATGCGGAAAACAGCGACCTGTCCGCCAGCCATGCCCTGGAACTTGCCTATTGCAATGTCTGCCAGACCGGACCGGAAGTGGCCAGGATGAGAGCCGAACGGGCGGCGAAGCAGAAAGCCAAAGAAAAATAA